The nucleotide sequence GATTCTGCTATAGTAGAATCTGTGTCAAACAGCCTGCCACTGAAGGAACGGCGGAGGTCGGTCTTTCATCTCGGAGCAGTGGCCATATTTAAAGTTGAGAATAATGGTAAAAAGTTAACCCACTGTTCTTGCTTAACTGATATTGAGAATAAAGTGCACCTGAAGGACTCTAGGGCCAGTGTTCCATATGACAATAATTTTGCATTGCATTAAACTTAACTTTAAGTTAGGATTAACATtgaggtgtgaaaaacagttgttgtCAGAACTATGGAAAAGCTGGTCTAGAACAAACAATGATCCTGTGTAATCCCTATGGTTGTGTTGATTGtaatgtgagaacctaggattgaaaccttggcctaaATAACAACTACTCATCAATCTGGACCCAACTCCATTACCTCGTAAACCTGTATGTTATATACCTAGGCAGGTCAGGCACTTTTTTCAATGCACACAATGCACATCTGCCATACTTAGATAGATCTCggtgaaagaaagaaaatgatacTTGAATGACTAAAATCGGACAAGAACTGTTGAAGATACAGATTTTTAAAGTATTAAATTTTCCGATTTTTTTTCTGCcaccattttgaaattttgaaagtttgagTTTCCTTCATTTTTAAACCATAGTTTCAACAAGAAAATGACGTCTTAAGagcatttaatttgttttacatacaGAAAAAGTATTTGTAAACTTAGGCAAAGTGGCATTATTTCaagtatatatcatatatgtgaATAAACGTACACTGAAATCACAACTTTGTCTAAAAACCAGGTGCGGCAGAAAACTGTTTTCCTGAAAAAAACTAAGTCCCCCTAATTACGTATGCATATTTCTTGTAGAGCTCTTTCTATTTATGCTATCAacatgaaatttggaatttgtATGTTTCAATGGTGATGAATCCAATGTCACCattcaaaaaaattgtaataGGGCTACAAATATGAGATtccacaaatatgcaaatgaggtggccaaattatgcaaatgtacacgTAAAATATGAAAGAGAATAAAATAAACTGTATTCACTATAATTAGTCAAGTTatctttgaattttaaattgtccCTGcaccaaaaaaacacaaaaaaaaacaacattttttatttttccaaaattgCATATTTCTGATATGATCCTGTTACAAAAGACAAACTAGACAGTGATGTcttcaccatgacaaccactAATGAACGTTTCAGTTCAGTTTTTctctgaaaaaaagaaagaggAAATACTGTGTAAGTGTGGCATCTTTGGACCTGGTAATGTAGTATAGTACTATCATCCAGTCATGATAAACACTTGTTTGAAGTAACTTTGAATCAACATTAAAATGCACAATCATTCTCTACAGCATGTAAAAATTTGAACCAATACTTTTAAAACAATTATAAGTTGACAATAattacaagaaaatgaaaataaaatgaagtctTCATACGGATTTGTAAACTCTCAACAACGTTACAACAGTGATATATGCTAGTGTACTGTTCTAATTTCAACTTACTGTAGTCTGTGTATACGTGTGACACGTATCCAGGCCTAGCCACACAAGTAGCGAAAATCGttaaatatcacaatattttttttttattttgtacttaaaCATTACACAACACTTCTTCCTGATCATTTTATTATGAAAAAAGTCAATATTGATCACTTTCACCAACTTTCAGGCCACTTAGAACTAGTGGTATGTGACGGTCACTGCGACCTGGTACATGAACAATGGCGTCCTATTCACACTCAAACTCCACTCGCGTGTCATTCCGAACTGATGGTTCACTAGTAAAACTAAAATCGTTAGTGCAGAGGACTCCCTCATTAAAAATCACTAAAAATACATGATTTGAtagaaaaaacaccaaattttaacATGAAAGTATCGTTTACCTGAAATTCCTTGGGCTTCTGGTAGCAAATTGACTGCGAACTTAAACTTTGATTTCAAACGGCAATGAACGGCGGAGAATCACCAGAACGAGGCAGTGTAGAACCAATTTGGGAAACCTTCCATGtaacaatttcaaaattctaGAATAGAATGCAGTTTATCAAAACCCATGCAAATTTTGACAGCTTATTTTAATTGTTTGGAAAAGTTTTCAAATGCTGGTCTAATAACTCAATTCCTATTTTCAGAAACTGAACATCCCCCTACCCGTGTGTTTTATAAAAATGAAGTGTTCCTCAGTTCCATTGAAGACACCAACCCAATGCGAAGTATCAGTGGCAAATGTGCTGTGTTGGCATTTAAAGATTATCTCTCATGTAAGTAGACACAATGAAATAGGGGTTAGGTATGATGTGGGCGGCTGACCCTCTCTGGTCAAGGATTACCAGTCAGCGACATGTAAGTGGAACGAGTtgaaaaagtcacataaatgagaCATGATAAATAGAAATGTTTACTGAAGCTGTGTTGGTATCTTCATACATTGTCCTCAATATTTGTACACAAGTAGACTTTGGCACAAGTGGACAGGTAAACTTTGACATACATAACTTAAAGACTGATGcaacaatgtctgtctgtacctGTCATTAATTGAGTCTCTTCCTTGCATAATGACAAATAAGAAAAACAGGACAGTTCTTGTACAAAAGCACCCATTTCGGAGAAAGAGCACTTTGTGTTGATGTGAATGAGAAATAAAGATCACTCTTCTGATCAGAAGTAAAGTGTAGCTTATACCCTTGAAGTAAATTGTTAATCAGTTTTAGGATGTTTGTGGTTGAATTTAAGGCAAGTCAATGTAATGCCAGCAATAGATCTGATTGTCTTATCTTgttaataattattattgtctGATGAAGAGTTAAGGGTTTAATTTTGGCTTTTATACTCCTCGATTGGGGAACTCTGGTTGTTATTCTCCTTTGTGGTGAAATGCATTGTACCCTTGGCCTTGGCCTTCCTATTTCCCAAAGTGCACACCTCATCATACACTTGCATCCTGAAGAAGAGACTGATGTCATTAGctagtttgtacatacatggtTCTTGCGCTTAATGTGAAATCTAACTTATATTGAGAATAAAGTGCCTCTGAAGGACTCAAACCATTGTTCCATATGAAAACCATTTGCACATGGCATTAAACATAACTTCAAATTAGGATTAAAAATTGAGGTGTgagaaacagttgtctgacagaaagaaaaagacagtctaaaacaaaagaatgatcatacaaaatgtatgtaatccCCATGGCTGTTGATTGtaatgtgagaacctaggattgaaaccttgACCAAAATAACAACTACTTCATCAATTTGAACCCAACTCTGTTATCTCACAAACCTCTATTTTGCTTCAATCCTAACAGTTATTTTCTTGGGCTCAGACGATGTTCAAATCTCAAGTCTTGCGAAAATACATGTGCAATTGGCTACATATTTACTTGAGTTTTATGCATTTAAATCTGTGTTAAATCCACTTGATGAAAAGATATCCAATATTTAACACTGATTTCCTAATGCATTGTATGAATGTAACTTTATTTTGGTGGTTTACATGGTTTCTAGGTCGGCCAACAGAGCATGCTGAAGATGATGTCTATGTATGTGAGGCTCGTTATAATGAGGCTGAGAGACAAATTAGGAAATTGAAAGGTTTCAAAAAGTTTTCTTTGGCCAATAAAGTTATTGATGATGAGATGTACTTCTTGAGAAAACCAATCACCCCTCTGAAAGAACCGTCACCATTGTTACAGAAGGTATCAGAACAAAACGATGAGGAAGCTGCAGAGCAACCAGAAAACAAAGATGTCCCTGAACGTGTGGTTTAAACTGTACCTGTACCAGTACAAGAGACTCCAGTGAAGGTACAGCCTAGTTCAAGTTACCATTCAATGGCTATGGTTGATACAGCTACAATgtacacagaaaccaataagaaactgcatattctacactgCAACTTGATGCAGACACATACTATCATAGGTACAAATGTTTTGACTTTgtggctcaaaattaacagtagacTACTAATTCTTGTagtggggctaccataatttgtagcttgTAGCCCCCTCAGGCTACAATGTATCACTGTTTATGTGATTTAACATATAAAAGCATTTTGATAACGCGCATATTTCTAATAGAGGAACTTTGTTTTCAATTCATGAATATGCAACTACTAGTCACCATCCactttcagaaagtggtagcccactaggactccCGACGAAAACTTCAAAAAGTTACGTGTGAGCCATGATTCATGGTGGTTcttcagttcatttcatttagacaaaatgtggcaagaaactctattcattcaattttgttatcttaaaatgtagcatgtgaaGTTTGTAATTGGTTCCTGTttggctgtatcaaacagagctgtgAATGGTATGCTGTAGATTAATTGTTATCCTGACTTGGAAATCATTATTTTACACTCCTTCACTCCTTCACTCCCAAAGTGTAAGTAAAAATAGTTGAAATATATCTCAGACCTTCAgtaataaagtattatattCAGGTATGCTTCTGAACACAATGCTTGAAAACCCTAATTATACACTGGGTACTGTTTTCTATCAAGTGGAAAAACCTCGAGCCTAAACAGAAAGCTGCCTATGAAGAGAGAGCTGCTCTACAGGCAGCTGCCAAGGAAGAAGCAGCCAGAAATGAAGCTTACTTGACACCAGAATCACCAGCTAATCAAGCACAAGGACCACCACCAGGAACTATGGTGGTTTATGAGTGTGGTTGGGCCGACTGTGATTTCCAGTTTGAAGACATACAGGACCTCACTAATCATATCTTAGAAAACTCAGGACATCTCAGAATGCTTGGTAAGTAACATGGATTGTAAGGACAGTATTATCATCAATATGAGTGGGTAATTGTACCAAATTGACacaaaatataattgaaatcataaaaatagtttatcatttacatattaaactCTGTGTTTCTATTTTCACTCACTTTTACTGTGatatatgcatttcttttttaataATGAATGCATTTTGGTAATAGGTTGCCGTAAACTTTGCTGTGCACTGTTGATGGTAGAAAATATTATAagtaatataaaaacaaaagaccTTTATTTATATACTTAATTCTCTTGAAATAGCTAATGCTTAATCATAAACATTTACTTGCGCACACAAGGTCATATCGTTTTTCCCAATTCTATTCGACCAGACCTTTCCCTCAGATGGCCAGATTGATACGTCATTGTAAAGAAGTCCATCTCAGAGTTGCAGCTAAAAATATCTATCCAAACCAGAGAAGCAGGTAAGTTTTCTTGTCTTGGATTTCTAAGATACATTCATATACAGGTACCTGTACTTACCAAATACTAATATCAGATGCTaatcaacagaaataaaaaaacaagcgacctatcggtcagaatagctccgctggtttttttttaatttaattttttattttggtgacatgtagaagtggttcaggtcttcagctcttcactatgcagttttgttttagcgatgcaataaagtggttagtggtttcatatgatgtctcactataaaacacattttacacaaaagttggtaatgtattgtacttttataccatagtcaccattttatgacaaaaatctactgttatgaaaaattgcacaaaatctcagaaaaaaatgactgggaaatgcacacaagaaaaagaaaaaacgaggattttgaggttggctataaataattccagtgtcttacagctgtaaccctggaaaattttaatgatgaatgaaataaactagggatctaaaataattttgaggcaatttgaatttcaattttctaacaaatttacaaagtcaacaacattcaacttgtactagttgtggtagatatatatagggaagaaatgtattaatcgccatcttagtttccgtacggcgacaatctcaagtacccggaagagagtcattctcagccatacgttacagtggtaacactcgttcatgttcggttacctttcacaaagaaaacacaacgaaatggttgaaatgatctttttttttatttcttttcatcacaacaacaaaatctgcgtgatcaaaagtgttgtaaactaaaccagaaagaattatcggactggctaaacttcccgatgaactggagtaaggtcctactacttccaagtaagcctcgatagtactatagtacgtgagaaaatcgtctcaaactagcgatacaactttcaaaatataacttgacatgtcttcatttgttagagttatacaattcaagacgggttttcactcgaaaacaacaattctgtgaataatgacactctgaacgcagcgatttctcggacgatgttaccactgtaatgtatggctgacaacgacttgcttccgggttagtccctcgtgcatacgggtggattgtcggcgattaatacatacatcgtctgatattttaattcacagtgtttcttgtgaccggcgcctgtcagcagactctgccatttttttcatcattccattgtatttaaaccttgtacttgacatttcgcaatatttataattctcaacaaaatacctcaacatgcctcacttcgctcgtactcaaagcagccccgcgcggtatgatcactgacactgatgacatgatgagagagaaccttttcggatttacatgtaaaacggggaaagatacgcaaaacataatgcaaagtctgaagccaaattaaagttgtaattattttaattatttttacttgccaaatatttgcattttggaaaggcaagacacgttcatgtcgtttaactttacatgtgaactgtcggccataacttcaaccgcatgcctggcatgcccttccttacgcaagttgtctgaattctggttcactgtcattccaaattgcacgacaatatagaattaaccacaagttacatgttatctgaaaacatcacacttttatagtgggtctgaagtgtgattttagtgagtaccaagaacgtcctgtgttgatactcaagatacttgctgtggaaaatcgctcggtcaaatgaggtcaccttcagcttctggtcgaatcaggatagagtatgcaaatgaggatgttgcggactggctgattatgtagaaaggtgcagaattggatttgaagtttacaaccctgtttcgaacaaacgcttgtcatttgggcgcccaatgcgtagaattatgactatagcacatattacattgcttgtttgacgtcaatagtgtcttttgaaaagtggcagtttacttaaagtctcgtcgactgatttccaatatggcgtcggtcattatgctcattaacatattcatttttttttcaaattacaaaaaaaaaaatcataaaaaataaaaatgaggatgtgctgacttgaaattaacaaatctgagtaagctaccccctgcgcatcaacacgccagatatcaaagcaatctaataagaggttttcaaggagttgatgaaaatgacattttatgaaaaaaaatcataaaaaattgaaaatggcacagatcaacttggcatgaacaaatctgaatagcctccccccagggaacatgcacaccaaatatcgaagaattccgactgtcacttccggagcagatagtaaaaatataaaagtttgacggacacctatgattcactctactctctatacctcaatacccacctatacctaaagctacgctttcagctttcgctgacagcggagctaaaaaagaTCAAAATTAATAAGCAATGGCGAGTTGAAGAAGGGGCCGGAAGGATCTCACGTGACACCGATGTGACCATTTCACGATAGAGCATACGCTGATGACCTAGGTGAATACCTCATTCTTTTATCTGTTTTCATACCATTTGCGTCTTTAGTCTTTCATTCAGACGatcagtattttttaaaatgacctTTACAAGTGTAATGCAACATGGTAATCgtgttttcagtttttatagAAGTGTGTCTAAAACGAACACAAACTTTGGTACTCGACAAGTCAATGTTATCGATGTCTACATTTCCAGGTTTTTCACCTCGGTcattttaacacaaaattatgtttcagtgtatgcttttgtcacttttctattAATTATCGTCATGAATTTCATGGTTCTGTAGCGATCTCCCGAATACCCCGctttataatttgtataaattgtcactactttttgttgattttcaatgttttcaagatggcgacccATTGTGCATGCATATAACCACAGACAAAAGTCGCTTAACCATTGACGGCTGTCCTACACTTGCCGACTGGACGTGCTTATTGACACTCGTGTCATGCAGTGATCGTTAAAATTTTGTCCTTTTCACTCTAACTTATGAAgacatttttctgtttattttcagattcatcGCTATCGCTAGTCGATTTGCTTTGCCAAATCTGGACTTTCTTCTGttcttcatgttacattttgtctcgtATAAAACCACCTCTGTGTTGACTATAAATTTGTCTTGTGTGAGAGAAAGACGTGAATGTAATTTAACTTTCTGAGCTGACCAATGGAACTTTAAATGTTGGGtgcatttcatttatcttttcaCTCAGAATATTGAGTTCAGTTTGTGTGAAATGGAATCATAGCATGAATATACATCTCTGAAACGTGTCCAAAGTGATATCTTATCCATGTATGTTTCAATAATGCGACACTCAAGTTTGTGGAATGCAATGTCATCTATCTCTGGAGAAGCTGGTGAGCCCATACTACAACCACATTTGTTTGTAGACATCTACAAACAGAGGCTACTAGAGGAAAACCACCGTTTATATTTTCTCTtggatttatttataattaccAAGGTGTTTAAGGTGTGTTccgtgtttttgttttgaaaattttcttCTATCCATATTGGGAGATTATTCTCAAGACTTTATTTGTTGAAACTATTGTTTAGTGGGTTGGTAGTTCcctttttaccttccgtaaggaaggttataatataccgatgaagtctgtgtgtctgtgtgtgtgtgtgtgtgtgtgtggatagaCTATCCGAcccatgtcaaaggtcatacattGGACGTCATCCTGTCAAACTCTACTGCAAACGTCAAGTCTACAATGATTGATAGTGTACAGATATCAGATCACTTTCCTGTACATGCGAGAATTGTATTCCAAAAACCACCTTTACTTCGACGTCAAATAGTTTATCGGCACTTGAAGTCCCTCCCTGTATTAAATGAGTTCATAGAAGATCTGAAATTAATGCCTGACTTATCCATACAACAAACAGATGTAGAAACAGTGGTCATGACATTTAACTCCTATCTGTCTAATCTCCTGGATAAATATGCTCCCCTAAAGAGTCGCACTATTGTCATTCGTCCGAACACAAAATGGTACACCACGGACATCAATGATGCAAAAAAGCAAAGAAGACATGCTGAACAGAAATGGCGTAAAACAAAACTTGAAGTCCATCACCAGATCTACATTGAAGAAAGTCGTAAAGTAGGACAACTCATTCGTCAATCCAAAAAATTATACTATACTTCCCTAGTAGAAGACAACAGCAATGACCAAAAAGCTCTGTTCAAAATCTTTTCCACACTTTCAGGATCTTCAAAGCATAACAGTAGTCTACCGAGTCATGACTCACCACAAGAACTCGCTGAACAATTTAGTGCTTACTTTATCGACAAAATTGCAGATATGCGCCGTAACttgaattcatttgattttggTGAAACCCAGGCTACATTTAACATCACGACCAATGCAACCTCCACATTCAATGAATTCCAACTTTTCAGCCCAGATCATGTACACAAGATCATAACCAAATCACTGTCTAAGTCCTGCAGTATTGATCCTATCCCAACATCTTTGTTCAAGAAATGTATCACAGAACTGGTACCGATTCTTACAGAAATCATAAATTCTTCTCTCCAGCAAGGCATTGTCCCTGATTCATTCAAATCGGCTGTCGTCACACCATTACTGAAGAAATCATCGCTTGATTGCATTAATTTGAAAAACTACGGTCCAGTATCTAATTTACCATTCTTCTCCAAGATCCTTGAAAAGGTTGTCGCAACACAGTTAAATGCATATCTCTCAGACAATGTCTTGTGTGAACAATTCCAGTCCGCTTTATAGAAAATACCACAGCACCGAAACAGCGTTACTCAAAGTCCATGATGATATCTGCACTTCACTTGATGCCGGCAAAAGTGTTCTGCTTGTCCTCCTCGATCTATCAGCGGCCTTTGacacatgtaacttgtgattaattctatattgttgtgcaatttggagtgacagtgaaccagaattaagacaacttgcgtaaggaaggcatacctaggcatgcggttgaagttatgcaagagcagtctaactgcggactgtgaatcaaccaaactttgtttattggccgaaagtcacatgtaaagttaaacgacatgaacgtgtcttgccatttccaaaatgcaaatatttggcaagtaaaaataattaaaataattacaactttaatttggcttcagactttgcattacgttttgcgtatctttccccgttttacatgtaaatccgaaaaggttctctctcgtcatgtcatcagtgatcataccgcgaggggctgcttcacaggcatttgtttcccgagttatggctcagaatatttctatcagaatacaataaaatatggaagaaatgtattaatcgccatcttagtttccggacggcgacaatccctgccaagtacccgaaagagagtcattctcagccatacgttacagtggtaacactcgttcatgttctcATGGCAATCCAAATACGGTAACTTATCCACAAATAGATGACACATATTTATTTCCACGcaaaaaacaagcaaacaaacaaacaaaacagtgaATACTAATTAGAGATAGACATTTCTTGCATTCTTCGGATCTCATATAGATCACTATCTACAAATTCGTCGTAATATTGCCTTATATGGTAAGGAAAGTTTTGACTACCCCAGTCTCGCTATTTCTAAAATCCGACATGATCACACCACCCACTGATATTATTGCtaaatgtttatttcatcattCACCATGGCACGAACAACATTTCTATCTAAAATGGTTGGTACAATTTTCTTACTCTACATCACGTTTTTACCATTTTTAAATGCCAAAAGTGAATGGTCTGACGATTTCGTCGCAACCGACGATGTCCAACGTCTAAATTATAGAGTGATTTTCGAAAAAGTTGCAGTAATTGAAGCTTCCGCCAGCAGCTGGTCACTAACCATTGCAGTTCCATGGCTAGATATCTCTGAAATCACAAAGGCTACGTCAACGTTTCAACATAAACAGGTGTGTCTCTTAAATGTTACTGATGCAATGTGTGATGAATTCTCTGCTTCTATTAAAACGTTAAACTATTGTATAAAGTACAAGCTGAAAGCATTACGACATTGTCTAAATGAACTGGATCGACCATCATTGAAATATGGAAACAAGGGATTTGGGATACAAGTATAATTTTGCTACTTCGGAATGTCAATCTCGATCAGCAATTATACCGAGATTATATATcctaaatttcattacaattgagccagccgatttttagaaaatgatgacacagacagacagacacacagacaaacattccccttttaatacctcccgtacccttacgggaggtaaaaatgaatgGCAACAAACCTTGGGCagggaaattatcaaaattagtgATGATCCACTGGGTTTTACTTTATTCTCAACCCCGACTTGGACACCATTGGCATTGTCATGTTTTAACTTAGCACTAACAATGTATCTGATGTGGAAAATGGGAAATTTGAATATAGCATTACAAATCTTAATGACTAAAAAAGTTGAAGCGCAGCAAATTCGTTGGTTTAAATCTAAGATCCCATCGCCTACACAAGCATTTGAACCTACGCAGAACACtgattatattaaatatattgttgaaGCACTGTGTATCTTTGTTCTCTGTGTAATATTCATGGCCACCTACAAATACTGTCTTCGTACATTTAGACTTTATTGGCGAAAACTAACGATTAAGAATAGAGATCATGAAGAAGGTCCCGTTGAGATGTCCACCATTCCGATGCTACCCACTCAATCTAATGATAGTAGGAACAATAGTAGTAAGGACATGACAACCTTGACTATTTGTACAATTCATGACAACCCCTTAGAAGGCCCCTTCATTCAAGAAAACAAGGATGCGCCTAATGCGAATATTGGCATACCAGATGTGACTATCACACAGCCTCATAGTGTTGATGCTAGTAAATCCAGCGCTAATAAGACCTTACATACTCCAGTTAAACATGATAAGGAAAATTCACAATGTGACCCCTTGAGCTTAACGTGGTTTGCTATAAAGGTAGCGTCACTTGAATTTTGATGGATGATTATAGTCAATTTTGATTTCTGActtttaaattatattaatggtacctatttataatgatgatttcaattttgatgtcaatttgtgacattttactgaattttttgaatattattacttttgaacattaatattgaaataaggAACTTTGAACTCTGAATGTTGAGATCATTTTCAACTATgactgttgaaataatattgaactCTACACTTTGAGACAACTTTGAACTTCTACTGATGAGAAGAAACATTTTCAACCATGGACATTTTGAGTAATAATTAAGATAAATGCGTTAAGATTAGATAAGTGATGTTTTAACTTGTTGAAGACAAGTATTTTGCGTTTTAATAAGAAACTTTGTCCATTTTTAAGGTATTTTGGATAAGAGTGTTTACGATTTTAGGATACGTACTTTTCAACTTTCAATGTCGACGTGTGTGATTTTCTGTCGACATAagtgatttcaataattttattaacaTACTTTTATTAACATTCTAACATTTAAGTGTTTTCAGTGACTTTTAAACTGTTaataacatttacattttaacaacaacaaaaaacaaaaacaaaaacaaaacaaaacaaaacaattattaccGACTTTTCTATTCTATGA is from Glandiceps talaboti chromosome 1, keGlaTala1.1, whole genome shotgun sequence and encodes:
- the LOC144434971 gene encoding uncharacterized protein LOC144434971 — translated: MIDSVQISDHFPVHARIVFQKPPLLRRQIVYRHLKSLPVLNEFIEDLKLMPDLSIQQTDVETVVMTFNSYLSNLLDKYAPLKSRTIVIRPNTKWYTTDINDAKKQRRHAEQKWRKTKLEVHHQIYIEESRKVGQLIRQSKKLYYTSLVEDNSNDQKALFKIFSTLSGSSKHNSSLPSHDSPQELAEQFSAYFIDKIADMRRNLNSFDFGETQATFNITTNATSTFNEFQLFSPDHVHKIITKSLSKSCSIDPIPTSLFKKCITELVPILTEIINSSLQQGIVPDSFKSAVVTPLLKKSSLDCINLKNYGPVSNLPFFSKILEKVVATQLNAYLSDNVLCEQFQSAL